The Fulvivirga ligni genome window below encodes:
- a CDS encoding T9SS type A sorting domain-containing protein, with protein sequence MCKFLRSVTFLFILLVAYQTAEAQISYYPLQKNAVSKPRPSGRQQADEPLSLPFWDDFSFSNGMPSDSLWITNGVYVNNGLAIAPPTIGVASFDGLDSFGAPYVASSTSFGTTDTLSSKPIDLSGLSAADDVYISFYYQYAGYGETPEESDTLSLAFKETDGTWNTVWPASASLNRDSSEFTQVLIKISNPEYFHENFQFQFSCFGRQSGAFDVWNIDYVYLNKNRSTLAEDTSYPDRSISSGPSSIFGKYNAVPISHFEYDYLTDLKFQLFNLDNIEDIDIDGQPRRQPFNYSLDVTITSWKDSASTAASFDNSSDITNSILFPQRISNITAPVSVLNIPEDAIARTDDSVFVDIKLVLNASDNVTTGDADVGDYLPEKYAPIGFRNNDTTTVKLELKDYYAYDDGTAEAAVGLNYSGDYIAYRFIRPAVEVGKDSVKALDMFFPYLGTSPANKSIYICIWDNDKDKPNNLLIRKAQSLLESGVNEFVRYEFEQAIVVPDTFYVGYLQNVNGKLGIGIDRNNNTQEDIFYNLDGEWQVNTIIGGSLLMRPVFGSSPKTITGIDRKPLKSTAIYPNPSSGLVYIEGQYDKVWVTDLRGITYTFSPENISNNLQSINIKHLPRGMYILQVQNKEQVYSTKIFKED encoded by the coding sequence ATGTGCAAATTTCTTCGTAGCGTAACTTTTTTATTCATTTTATTAGTGGCTTATCAAACAGCTGAGGCTCAAATAAGCTATTATCCGCTACAGAAAAATGCAGTTTCTAAACCCAGACCTTCCGGCAGACAACAAGCCGATGAACCTTTATCATTACCTTTCTGGGATGATTTTTCGTTTTCCAATGGCATGCCTTCGGATAGTCTTTGGATTACTAATGGAGTATATGTTAATAATGGTCTGGCTATTGCCCCTCCTACTATTGGCGTGGCCTCATTTGATGGGCTAGACAGCTTTGGAGCGCCCTATGTGGCTAGCTCTACCAGCTTTGGCACCACTGATACTCTAAGCTCCAAACCTATCGATCTGAGTGGGTTATCCGCTGCTGACGATGTTTACATTAGCTTCTATTATCAGTACGCTGGTTATGGAGAAACCCCGGAAGAAAGTGACACCTTAAGCTTGGCTTTTAAAGAAACTGATGGCACCTGGAACACCGTATGGCCGGCTTCAGCTTCATTGAACAGAGACAGTTCAGAATTCACTCAGGTTTTAATTAAAATCAGCAACCCTGAGTATTTTCATGAAAACTTTCAATTTCAATTTTCATGTTTTGGAAGACAATCAGGGGCTTTTGATGTATGGAATATTGACTATGTATATCTAAATAAAAACAGAAGTACATTAGCCGAAGACACGAGCTATCCTGATAGATCTATTAGCTCTGGTCCAAGTTCAATATTTGGAAAATACAATGCTGTACCTATTTCACATTTTGAGTATGACTATCTGACCGACCTCAAGTTTCAATTGTTTAATCTTGACAACATTGAAGATATTGATATTGATGGCCAACCTAGAAGACAGCCTTTCAATTATTCACTTGATGTAACCATCACTAGTTGGAAAGATTCTGCCAGCACCGCAGCAAGCTTTGATAATAGCTCAGACATCACAAATAGTATTTTATTTCCACAAAGAATTTCCAATATCACCGCTCCGGTCAGTGTCCTGAACATCCCTGAAGACGCCATAGCCAGAACTGATGATTCGGTTTTTGTTGATATAAAATTAGTGCTTAATGCATCTGATAATGTAACTACAGGAGACGCCGACGTGGGTGATTACTTACCAGAGAAATATGCTCCCATTGGCTTTAGAAATAATGATACCACTACCGTTAAGTTAGAGCTTAAAGATTACTATGCTTATGATGATGGTACAGCCGAAGCTGCCGTGGGACTCAATTATTCAGGAGACTATATAGCTTACAGATTCATAAGGCCAGCGGTTGAAGTTGGGAAAGATAGTGTTAAAGCTTTAGATATGTTCTTTCCATATTTAGGGACCTCACCGGCCAACAAAAGCATTTATATCTGCATATGGGATAACGATAAGGATAAGCCGAATAACTTATTGATCAGAAAAGCTCAGTCATTATTAGAGTCAGGCGTAAACGAATTTGTAAGGTATGAATTTGAACAGGCCATTGTAGTTCCTGATACTTTTTATGTGGGATATCTCCAAAATGTAAATGGTAAATTAGGAATTGGAATTGATAGAAATAACAATACTCAAGAGGATATATTCTATAATTTAGATGGAGAATGGCAAGTGAACACCATCATTGGAGGCAGTCTATTAATGAGACCTGTATTTGGCTCATCTCCTAAAACAATTACAGGCATTGATCGCAAGCCATTAAAATCCACCGCCATTTACCCTAACCCTTCATCTGGCCTGGTTTATATAGAAGGACAATATGATAAAGTCTGGGTCACTGATCTAAGAGGTATTACTTATACCTTCTCTCCAGAAAACATTAGCAACAACCTGCAAAGTATCAATATCAAGCATTTACCACGAGGAATGTATATCTTGCAGGTTCAAAACAAAGAGCAGGTCTATTCTACAAAAATTTTCAAAGAGGATTAA
- a CDS encoding PASTA domain-containing protein: MKIQPKSFKDFLLHLVIVIVLLIGAVLLFFNVYLPSYTNLGETITVPDIEGISMNEIDDFLTDRNLRYEVNDSTFSEDYPPLTIVKQYPSAGSKVKENRKIYISVNRVNPPTVPVPDLVDRSLLNAETALKSNELKRGEIIYQPSQFHNLVLGMQMKGKKIEKDARIPKGSVIDLIVGNGSGPTLFPAPKLVGNEFEDAKFIILGSSLQLGLIVVEGDTTGTTVVVTKQEPAEGTQINVGDEIDVWIAPKQISEEEETETP, translated from the coding sequence ATGAAAATACAGCCAAAGTCATTTAAAGATTTTTTACTTCATCTTGTTATAGTTATAGTTCTGCTTATTGGAGCGGTTCTACTTTTTTTCAACGTTTATCTTCCTTCATACACTAATCTTGGCGAAACTATCACAGTGCCTGACATTGAAGGAATAAGTATGAATGAGATTGATGACTTTCTCACAGACCGAAATTTAAGATACGAAGTAAACGACAGTACATTTTCAGAAGATTATCCGCCGCTTACCATCGTAAAGCAATATCCTAGTGCAGGCAGCAAGGTAAAAGAGAATAGGAAAATATACATCTCAGTTAACCGAGTGAATCCTCCTACCGTACCCGTTCCGGATTTGGTAGACAGATCCCTTCTTAACGCAGAAACTGCATTAAAAAGCAATGAGCTTAAGCGTGGTGAGATCATTTATCAACCTAGTCAGTTTCATAATCTGGTCTTAGGGATGCAGATGAAAGGTAAAAAAATAGAGAAAGACGCTCGTATTCCTAAAGGTTCTGTTATTGATCTTATTGTAGGTAATGGTTCAGGCCCAACCCTTTTCCCAGCTCCTAAGCTAGTAGGAAATGAGTTTGAAGACGCTAAGTTTATTATTTTGGGCTCTAGCCTACAGTTAGGACTTATAGTGGTAGAAGGTGATACTACCGGCACTACAGTAGTCGTTACCAAACAAGAACCAGCAGAAGGAACTCAAATAAATGTTGGCGATGAAATTGATGTTTGGATAGCACCTAAACAAATCTCTGAAGAAGAGGAAACTGAAACACCATAA